One genomic region from Halococcus qingdaonensis encodes:
- a CDS encoding GNAT family N-acetyltransferase has translation MNVLDGASLATDADTVRKRIRADAVWIAVADDRLLGACVLDDREIDAIAVRRRRRGQGIGTRLVERAAAATAGDLRAEFHRRVRPFYDSLGFAIEPTDEPDRFRGRYE, from the coding sequence ATGAACGTCCTGGATGGAGCGTCGCTTGCAACCGACGCCGACACCGTTCGCAAGCGTATCCGGGCGGACGCGGTGTGGATCGCCGTCGCGGACGATCGGCTTCTCGGCGCGTGCGTTCTCGACGACCGGGAGATCGACGCCATCGCCGTCCGTCGGCGGCGACGCGGCCAGGGTATCGGGACGCGACTGGTCGAGCGCGCCGCCGCAGCGACCGCTGGCGATCTCCGGGCCGAGTTCCACCGCCGCGTTCGCCCGTTCTACGATTCACTCGGATTCGCCATCGAGCCGACCGACGAACCGGATCGGTTCCGTGGTCGGTACGAGTAG
- the samp2 gene encoding ubiquitin-like small modifier protein SAMP2, with translation MVTVDIVGGDTHELAVEGTYGDLLDAVGLSRHEATVLRDGQPVPADAEIDAESVRVLRLIKGG, from the coding sequence ATGGTCACGGTCGATATCGTCGGCGGCGACACTCACGAACTCGCCGTCGAAGGGACCTACGGCGACCTGCTCGACGCGGTGGGGCTGAGCCGCCACGAGGCGACGGTGCTCCGGGACGGCCAGCCGGTCCCGGCCGATGCGGAGATCGACGCCGAGTCGGTGCGCGTACTCAGGCTCATCAAGGGCGGCTAA
- a CDS encoding replication factor C small subunit → MSETSGSGGRGEIWIEKYRPSALAEVAGQDDITERLRSYVAQDDLPHLLFSGPAGVGKTTSAMAIAREIYGDDWRENFLELNASDERGIDVVRDRIKNFARTSFGGYDYRVIFLDEADALTSDAQSALRRTMEQFANNTRFILSCNYSNQIIDPIQSRCAVFRFGPLPETAVAEYVERIAGEEGIEITDDGVDALVYAADGDMRKAINGLQAAATTGETVDEEAVYAITAAARPEEIETMVQHAIGGDFTAARAKLDDLLTDWGLGGGDVIDQLHRSAWSFELDDQATVRLLERVGETDYRITQGANERLQLEALLASLALEAE, encoded by the coding sequence ATGAGCGAGACCAGCGGATCGGGGGGCCGGGGCGAGATCTGGATCGAGAAATACCGCCCGTCGGCGCTCGCCGAGGTCGCCGGCCAGGACGACATCACCGAGCGGCTGCGGAGCTACGTCGCCCAGGACGACCTGCCACACCTGCTCTTTTCGGGCCCCGCCGGCGTCGGGAAGACGACCTCGGCGATGGCCATCGCGCGCGAGATCTACGGCGACGACTGGCGCGAGAACTTCCTGGAGCTCAACGCGAGCGACGAGCGCGGGATCGACGTCGTGCGCGATCGCATCAAGAACTTCGCGCGCACGAGCTTCGGCGGCTACGATTACCGAGTCATCTTCCTCGACGAGGCCGACGCGCTGACGAGCGACGCCCAGTCCGCGCTCCGCCGGACGATGGAGCAGTTCGCGAACAACACCCGCTTTATCCTCTCGTGTAACTACTCGAACCAGATCATCGATCCGATCCAGTCGCGCTGTGCGGTCTTCCGATTCGGGCCGCTGCCCGAGACGGCCGTCGCAGAGTACGTCGAGCGGATCGCCGGCGAGGAGGGCATCGAGATCACCGACGACGGAGTGGATGCCCTCGTCTACGCCGCCGACGGCGACATGCGCAAGGCGATCAACGGGCTGCAGGCCGCCGCCACCACAGGAGAAACGGTCGACGAGGAGGCGGTCTACGCCATCACGGCCGCCGCACGGCCCGAGGAGATCGAGACGATGGTCCAGCACGCGATCGGGGGCGATTTCACCGCCGCGCGCGCGAAACTCGACGACCTGCTCACCGACTGGGGGCTCGGCGGCGGCGACGTCATCGACCAGCTCCACCGCTCGGCGTGGTCGTTCGAGTTGGACGATCAGGCGACTGTACGACTGCTCGAACGGGTGGGGGAGACGGACTACCGCATCACGCAGGGCGCGAACGAACGGCTCCAGCTGGAGGCACTGTTGGCGTCGCTCGCGCTCGAAGCGGAGTAA